The Microbacterium esteraromaticum genome contains the following window.
GGCCCACGGGTCTTCGTGCGGGCGGTCGAGGAACTCGCGCAGGTCATTCAGCATCTGCTCGTGATCGGTGAAGATCACATCCTCTTTGCCGCCGAACTGGCGGAAGAAGGTCGAGCGCGAGACTCCGGCGGCCTTGGCGATCTGCTCGACGGAGGTCGCCTCGAAGCCCTGCGTGGCGAACAGCTCGAGGGCGGCGGCGACGACGCCGGAGTGGAGCGGGGTCGGATGCTGCATATCGGAAGCCTAGACCCGGCGTGCTCGCGTTGTCGCGGGGCGGTAGTAGGCTTGAGGATCGGGTCGAATGATATCGACACCCGACACATTTGTCGCGTCCCACCCGCCGCAACCAGCGAAGGACTGCAGAGTGGATCTCTACGAGTACCAGGCACGAGACCTTTTCGAATCGTACGGAGTGCCGGTTCTTGCCGGCATCGTCGCGGATACGCCGGAGGAGGTGAAGGCGGCGGCCGAGAAGATCGGCGGTGTTGTCGTCGTGAAGGCGCAGGTCAAGACCGGTGGTCGCGGCAAGGCCGGCGGCGTCAAGGTCGCGAAGACTCCTGACGAGGCGTACGAGGCGGCCAAGGCCATCCTCGGCCTCGACATCAAGGGCCACATCGTCAAGCGCGTCATGGTCGCCCAGGGCGCCGCGATCGCCGACGAGTACTACTTCTCGGTGCTGCTCGACCGCGCCAACCGCTCGTACCTGTCGCTGTGCAGCGTCGAGGGCGGCATGGAGATCGAGCAGCTCGCCGTCGAAAAGCCCGAGGCGCTCGCGCGCATCGAGGTCGACCCGCTGGTCGGCATCAACAAGACCAAGGCGATCGAGATCGCCAAGGCAGCGAACTTCCCCGACGAGCTCGTCTCGAAGGTCGCCGACGTGTTCGTGAAGCTCTACGACGTCTACAAGGGCGAGGACGCCACGCTCGTCGAGGTCAACCCGCTGGTGCGCACCGAGTCCGGTGACATCATCGCCCT
Protein-coding sequences here:
- the sucC gene encoding ADP-forming succinate--CoA ligase subunit beta — encoded protein: MDLYEYQARDLFESYGVPVLAGIVADTPEEVKAAAEKIGGVVVVKAQVKTGGRGKAGGVKVAKTPDEAYEAAKAILGLDIKGHIVKRVMVAQGAAIADEYYFSVLLDRANRSYLSLCSVEGGMEIEQLAVEKPEALARIEVDPLVGINKTKAIEIAKAANFPDELVSKVADVFVKLYDVYKGEDATLVEVNPLVRTESGDIIALDGKVTLDDNGSEVRHPAHEALEDKDAADPLEAKAKAAGLNYVKLDGQVGIIGNGAGLVMSTLDVVAYAGENHGGVKPANFLDIGGGANAQVMASGLDVILGDEQVKSVFVNVFGGITSCVAVAEGIVKALEILGDAATKPLVVRLDGNQVEEGRAILAEANHPLVTLAAGMDEGADKAAELANA